In Fusarium oxysporum f. sp. lycopersici 4287 chromosome 4, whole genome shotgun sequence, a genomic segment contains:
- a CDS encoding adenylosuccinate synthetase has translation MKSLQKSRGPEGRLVDVSSPEVFEKKLRRLQSGYRNALETFSSTKLRRNLPGSTSIVQNWKIRYAVDGVSFMQSVQERKNIIVEGANALMLDVNCSSYPLITSSNPTLVSIISGLALSPKNIIETIGIVKACTARVGQGAFKTEDTGDIGTKLQKMAGKGNSNRQKTQITSINYCNFLNLTKLVALDTFETIKVAVAYKFDGVELEHYPADLDMLARAEVVYHELPGWQKPTTGANTFYGLPKQAR, from the exons ATGAAGTCTTTACAGAAAAGCCGCGGC CCCGAGGGTCGTCTGGTTGACGTTTCTAGCCCGGAAGTattcgagaagaagcttcgTCGTCTTCAGTCCGGCTACCGAAATGCTTTGGAGACCTTTTCGAGTACAAAATTGAGGAGGAACTTGCCCGGTTCAACGAGTATCGTCCAAAACTGGAAAATACGCTACGCTGTTGATGGTGTCTCATTCATGCAGTCAGTCCAGGAGAGAAAGAACATCATTGTGGAAGGGGCGAACGCTCTCATGCTCGACGTCAACTGTAGCTCATACCCATTGATCACCTCGTCTAACCCAACACTTGtcagcatcatcagcggTCTCGCCTTGAGTCCCAAGAACATCATAGAAACGATCGGAATAGTGAAGGCCTGTACGGCCCGCGTCGGACAGGGGGCTTTCAAGACAGAAGATACTGGGGATATTGGAACTAAGCTCCAGAAGATGGCCGGGAAGGGGAATTCCAACCGGCAGAAGACGCAGAT CACTTCCATCAACTACTGCAACTTTCTAAACCTCACGAAGCTTGTTGCTCTGGATACTTTCGAGACTATCAAGGTCGCTGTCGCTTACAAGTTTGATGGCGTCGAGCTTGAACATTACCCTGCCGATCTCGATATGCTAGCCCGAGCCGAGGTTGTCTACCACGAGTTGCCGGGATGGCAGAAGCCAACCACTGGAGCAAACACTTTCTATGGTCTTCCTAAGCAAGCTCGCTAA
- a CDS encoding hypothetical protein (At least one base has a quality score < 10) has protein sequence MTDSQMLAPAGSNETQDSQPIFEAYRAEFGVGTLSSSPPKYVTSPKISTTSPKQIPSPMSEVVVPSSDPTAIDLAAPATTVPRDALSDKARPGRPTTENDDPSHWDTTRVALTHSKKQCATLEADVVNGVAQGLKDRVNSNSNVNSSVRVPTTFVKSKHLANLSARHDSPQPQSVQDNAPKLLIKCLKPPASAVTAALRKMDYSQQTPTQVNDDRDYSEYCDIVPSSPVNGDTQPASHEPRTLQDDDTGAVNFANMSELGRPSSQISEDAGFDNTRGDWRHPDGTSQLNNGQTPHRPHAPTFETPAVPKNPFAARPSIAAPLAGSQLFGQTQFSSAIKHISPTSSRPSPKLFNSISPNIIETSPLKNRANVSSPSDIRTSSPQRRLHDIPETSLQDLDEGPIRASTPVNDQSTAGEMIPESPPSTDPTPRAKAPRSSNATEPMAHYEPMKKSQERKSMENFVIPPWDSDDDSDDAIRRLERRKKIERKKAQAAEEMGRVSFTPKIRRNSAEQPSRKKRRVLPLEEPETTRKPSPKTDRGKGQELPPLVDDSQKGLVASNETLPVTSTKATPGNSASDNPQIDHDGDIVLVDADKVVLDDDMIPATSPAPSLPPTAPVEQPPPSEPELPQLRVEYEGLPQGPNDHSEPSSLPPARKRTTRTYGRAARQKRRNPFLSSSFSDGLMSDLDPKPTPVSSPLQIVAAVSIIEEEPEEELPVSRTTEDKSEKKSAPRSRKPARDVYADLPPPMTTRSRRSDRAETAPVTPLASRSVGQMPPTSSSLSILSTTPLPSAKTTPGTQDSPGSERPESVTLSSPRGSRDFHKEEARKGSKTESPQPAKRAARVSKRFSYIDSDSTDELHHSPAASVLERSMVHSKSSRSFKQSFAQSHRVGRLFEGMVFAISFSDQFKAQERKKLATKITQSGGIILAEGFQDMFEHSSIMNATDPVMDEQDSLQLTKLISESGFTALIADKHSRKVKYMQALALGLPCLAPQWITTCVNKGVIVDWEPYVLCAGASAVLGNAIRSRILAPYSATEARLAEVIQQRPRLLDGQRVLVVIDSKKSRNEAKEPYIFLASVLGPSISRVFSTQQARELLLEHQKAGTPFDWLYLDKGTGTVDAVLARTETTGNKKRRRSTATQPRIENIRVLSDELVIQSLILGRMVEEDEMYT, from the exons ATGACAGACTCGCAGATGCTTGCTCCAGCAGGCAGCAATGAGACGCAGGATAGCCAGCCCATTTTTGAGGCCTACAGGGCCGAGTTTGGTGTCGGCACG CTCAGTAGTTCGCCTCCCAAATACGTTACATCTCCGAAAATAAGCACGACAAGCCCGAAACAGATTCCTTCACCTATGAGCGAAGTAGTTGTTCCATCATCCGACCCGACAGCCATCGATTTAGCAGCACCAGCTACTACTGTTCCTCGCGACGCGTTATCAGACAAAGCGCGCCCAGGGCGGCCCACTACTGAGAATGACGATCCGTCGCACTGGGACACGACCAGGGTGGCACTGACACATTCGAAAAAGCAATGTGCAACTCTCGAGGCAGACGTGGTGAATGGCGTTGCCCAGGGCCTCAAGGATCGCGTCAATTCGAATAGCAACGTGAATTCGAGCGTTCGGGTGCCAACTACATTCGTCAAGTCGAAACACCTTGCCAACTTGTCCGCGCGCCATGACAGCCCGCAGCCGCAATCAGTGCAAGACAATGCACCCAAGCTTCTAATCAAGTGTCTCAAGCCGCCGGCCAGTGCTGTAACTGCCGCCTTGCGCAAAATGGACTATTCTCAACAGACCCCGACACAGGTTAACGATGATCGTGATTACAGCGAATACTGTGATATTGTACCTTCGAGCCCTGTCAATGGCGATACTCAGCCCGCCTCTCACGAACCTCGAAcccttcaagatgatgataCAGGAGCCGTGAATTTTGCGAACATGAGCGAGCTGGGCCGACCTTCGTCTCAAATATCAGAGGATGCAGGTTTCGACAATACTAGAGGTGACTGGAGACATCCTGACGGGACCTCACAATTGAATAACGGCCAAACCCCGCACCGTCCTCACGCTCCTACCTTCGAGACGCCTGCTGTACCAAAGAACCCATTTGCTGCGAGACCTAGCATTGCCGCGCCTCTGGCCGGTAGTCAATTGTTCGGCCAGACGCAGTTTTCTTCGGCCATCAAACATATTAGTCCAACATCTTCACGACCTTCTCCgaagctcttcaactctATTTCGCCAAACATCATTGAGACATCTCCTTTGAAGAACCGTGCCAATGTCTCCTCACCATCCGATATCCGAACCTCGAGTCCTCAACGCCGCCTCCATGATATCCCCGAAACGTCATTACAAGATCTAGATGAGGGGCCTATTAGAGCGTCAACGCCTGTGAATGACCAATCTACAGCTGGTGAAATGATTCCAGAATCACCCCCATCCACTGATCCCACACCTCGAGCCAAAGCACCTAGATCATCGAACGCCACTGAGCCAATGGCACATTACGAGCCAATGAAGAAGTCTCAGGAAAGGAAGAGCATGGAAAACTTCGTGATTCCTCCCTGGGATTCCGATGATGACTCCGACGATGCTATTCGACGGCTGGAGAGACGAAAGAAGATTGAGCGGAAAAAGGCACAGGCTGCAGAGGAAATGGGCCGCGTTAGCTTTACACCCAAGATCAGGCGCAATTCAGCAGAACAGCCatcaaggaagaagagaagggtTTTGCCGCTTGAAGAGCCCGAAACAACCCGCAAGCCGTCTCCCAAAACCGACAGGGGTAAGGGGCAAGAACTGCCACCTCTCGTGGATGACTCCCAAAAAGGGCTGGTGGCTTCTAACGAGACTCTCCCTGTTACATCAACTAAGGCCACTCCAGGAAACAGTGCTTCCGATAATCCGCAGATCGATCATGATGGAGACATAGTTTTGGTCGATGCGGACAAGGTCGTCTTAGACGATGACATGATACCTGCAACCAGTCCAGCGCCTTCTCTCCCACCTACAGCACCCGTTGAACAACCGCCACCATCTGAGCCTGAGCTACCACAGCTCCGCGTCGAATATGAGGGCTTGCCGCAAGGCCCTAATGACCATTCGGAGCCTTCATCTTTGCCACCAGCACGGAAGCGGACGACTAGGACTTACGGTCGTGCAGCTCGGCAAAAGCGCAGAAACCCATTTCTTAGTTCCTCTTTCTCGGATGGGCTGATGAGTGATTTGGACCCAAAACCTACGCCTGTATCATCGCCCTTGCAAATTGTGGCTGCAGTTTCGataattgaagaagagccagaggAGGAATTACCCGTGTCTCGTACAACAGAAGAcaagagcgagaagaagtcCGCACCGCGGTCCAGGAAACCTGCCCGTGATGTCTATGCGGATCTTCCCCCACCGATGACTACTCGCTCGCGTAGGAGCGATCGAGCGGAGACAGCCCCAGTGACCCCGTTGGCCAGTCGTTCTGTAGGTCAGATGCCGCCGACATCTTCGAGTTTGAGTATCctttcaacaacaccctTGCCTTCTGCAAAAACAACACCCGGGACACAAGACTCCCCTGGTTCTGAACGGCCGGAATCAGTCACTCTGTCGTCACCGAGAGGCAGTCGAGATTTCCATAAGGAGGAGGCTCGAAAAGGATCGAAGACAGAGTCACCTCAGCCAGCAAAAAGAGCAGCAAGGGTATCCAAGCGGTTTTCATATATTGATTCGGATTCTACTGATGAGCTACATCACTCGCCAGCTGCAAGTGTGCTTGAAAGGAGCATGGTGCATTCCAAATCTAGTAGATCCTTCAAGCAAAGCTTTGCCCAGTCACACCGAGTAGGGCGACTGTTCGAGGGCATGGTTTTTGCCATTTCTTTCTCAGACCAGTTCAAAGCACAAGAACGCAAGAAGTTAGCGACGAAAATCACACAGTCGGGAGGTATCATTCTTGCTGAAGGGTTCCAAGACATGTTTGAACATTCATCCATTATGAATGCGACCGATCCCGTGATGGACGAGCAGGACTCATTACAACTCACCAAGCTGATTTCTGAGAGCGGGTTCACAGCACTCATCGCAGACAAACACTCACGCAAAGTCAAATATATGCAGGCTCTGGCGCTGGGGCTCCCCTGTTTAGCCCCTCAATGGATAACAACATGTGTCAACAAAGGCGTTATTGTCGATTGGGAACCCTACGTTCTCTGTGCAGGCGCATCCGCTGTGCTTGGCAATGCAATCCGGTCAAGAATATTGGCACCGTACTCGGCGACTGAAGCAAGGCTGGCCGAGGTCATCCAGCAGCGACCACGACTCCTTGACGGACAGCGTGTCCTAGTTGTCATTGACTCAAAGAAGTCCCGAAATGAGGCTAAAGAACCTTACATCTTCCTTGCGAGTGTGCTAGGGCCATCGATTTCGCGAGTGTTTTCAACACAACAAGCAAGGGAATTATTGTTAGAGCATCAGAAAGCTGGAACTCCGTTCGACTGGTTATATTTGGATAAAGGAACAGGGACCGTTGACGCAGTTCTTGCGCGTACGGAAACAACAGGTAATAAGAAACGTCGAAGATCAACCGCAACTCAGCCCCGGATCGAAAATATTCGTGTCTTGAGCGACGAGCTTGTCATCCAGAGTTTGATTCTCGGACGTAtggtggaagaagatgaaatgTATACGTAA